CAGGACTATTGCATAGAAAGTGTGGAAAAAAGGAGCACCTATATAAATGAATGTACCTGATCGTAAAAAAGCACTAGAAGCAGCAATTGCCTATATTGAAAAACAATTTGGCTCTGGATCTATCATGAGTCTAGGGAAACACTCCGCATCTCATGAGATCTCTACTATAAAAACAGGGGCCTTATCTTTAGATTTAGCATTAGGCATCGGAGGTGTTCCAAAAGGCAGAATCGTTGAGATCTTTGGCCCTGAATCTTCAGGGAAAACGACGCTCGCCACTCACATCGTGGCCAATGCGCAAAAAATGGGGGGTGTGGCTGCTTATATCGATGCAGAACACGCTTTAGATCCCAGTTACGCTTCCCTGATAGGAGCGAATATCCATGATCTTATGATCTCCCAACCCGATTGTGGTGAGGATGCCTTAAGCATAGCGGAATTACTCGCAAGATCAGGAGCTGTTGATGTTATCGTCATAGACTCTGTAGCCGCTTTGGTTCCTAAAAGTGAACTCGAAGGCGATATTGGTGATGTACATGTAGGCTTACAAGCCCGTATGATGTCTCAAGCATTACGTAAGCTGACAGCAACATTAGCACGTAGTCAAACCTGTGCGATATTCATTAACCAAATCCGAGAGAAAATAGGTGTAAGTTTTGGTAATCCCGAAACAACAACAGGCGGACGCGCTTTAAAATTCTACTCATCAATACGTATAGATATTCGTCGTATAGGAGCAATCAAAGGTAATGAAAGCTTCGATCTTGGGAACCGGATAAAAGTCAAAGTGGCTAAAAATAAACTCGCCCCTCCATTCAAAACAGCAGAATTTGATATTCTCTTTAACGAAGGTATTTCTTCCGCAGGATGCATTTTAGATCTGGCTGTAGAACATAATATCGTAGAGAAAAAGGGATCTTGGTTTAACTATCAAGATCGTAAATTAGGACAAGGAAGAGAAGCTGTTCGTGAAGAACTCAAGAAAAATAAGAAATTACTCGAAGAATTAGAAAAACGTATTCTTGAAGTGACTGCTTCACCAAAAACTATTGTTGAAGAGAAGAAAGAAGAGCTTGCTATGCAACCTGTAGCTTAAATTGTTTAATCTCCTTCTCCTGATTGAATCAAGAGAAGGAGAAACAAGCTCATTAATGACCGCAATTACAACGACATGAAGAATGTTGGGAATCCGAAGTCATAGAAGTGGTTGAGCAAGAATCTTTCTCATCTAAGAAAGAATCTAAAAAGTCATACAAAGCATCACAAACTTCTCGAGAAGCTTGTAAAATCTTATTGCAATCGTTATTCAGTAGCGTTTCTATTAACTCTTTTTCCTGACGAGCATGTCTTACATCAACATCTTGATGTACTGAGAAGTACTCGTAATCTTCAGGATTGGTAAAACCAAAATATTGCTTTAATCCAGAAATTTTTGTCTCTGCAACTGCAGGGATTTGGCTTTCATAAGTATATAAAGCGGAAATACCCGCAGATAATGAATCTCCAGAACACCAGCGTAGAAATATAGCGACTTTCTTTTGAGCTGCTGCACTAGGGACGTGATTTTCTAACTCTTCTTTAGTCACACCTAAAGCATAAGCAAAATTTTTCCATAGATCTATATGATTGGGGTTCCCTATTTCCTCGTCCATAAGGTTATCAAGAAGTACCTTACGCGCTTCTACATTATCACAACGGCTGTGGATTGCCGAAAGATAACGAGGGAAAGCTTTAATGTGGAGATAGTAATCCTTAGCATAGGCTTTTAGCTGCTCTTTGGTTAACTCTCCCTTTGACCACTTCATATAGAAAGTATGGTTTAACATATGTTTCTGATTGATATTTTTATCTAATAAATCCAAACAAGGTTTCATTAACGTCTCCCAAAAGTTAAAATTATAGAGATTCCCAAGCCACAGAACGAAGCAAAGGACCGTATAAATCCTCTCCTTCATCAATATCTAATATGGATAAATCAGACTGTAGCGTAGGCAAAGAATGAAAAGTAATTTTAGGCGCATCTTCTATAAGCGCTATAGGCGTATGTTCATTTCCCTCTCCCATGCATAGGACAGCAGACACTGCTAAAGCATCTAAAAGATTCATTTGCGTCATGCGTAGGGGGCGGCCAAAACAATCAGGCTTCCCTACGTAGCTGTATAGAGGAGAAAATCCATACCAACATAATCCTAATCCTAAAACACCTCGACGCATGGGTGTCGTATGACTATCTACTATGATCACTCCTAAATTTTCTAAGTGGTATCTATCCTTCAACCATTTACCTAAAGCATTTGTTGAAGCTAATAAATCTCGCGGATATAAAACATAGCAATCCTGAGCATTGGACTCATCAATCCCCGCTGAAGGAATCAAAATTCCTTGCTTCTTAGTGAGATACAAATCATGACGCTCGGAATAAATATAAGCCTCTGATTCTTTTTTAATTAATGCTTCTTTGGTTGTTGTTTTTACATCGACAACAGCACCTTCACAAAGACTCAAAACCTTGGAAGATAAAGCAATAATCGAATTCTCCGCCAACTGCGGAAGAGACTCTTCTAAAATTTCGTAAATATCATCATGAACATGGACTCTACGAGTGCCAATCGGCGAAATTTTCATAAAAACAAAATGTTAAATTCTCTTTCTCATCTAAAACAGTCTTCTTCCACCCTTGCACTAAAGATAAAGGGAAGAAAACATCACCCTCATAACACTGGTGAATATGAGTGATGAAACACCCATGCACCATATGATGTTCTAAAAATAAAGAAAACAGTTCTCCTCCGCCAAGAAGAAAAACAGAAGAAAGTTGTTCTAAACGACGAAATTCCTCTAACGAAGATACCCATAGCACATTCTCGACACTTTCATGATACTTCCTAGAGAAGACGATAATCTTCCGATTCTTCTTATACTTATCAGGAAGACCCTCAAAGGTCTTTCTCCCCATGATTAGGGCATCATTTCCTATGGTTTTGGAAAAAAATTCGATATCTTCAAGATAGTTCCAGGGAAGCTTGCCTTGTTTTCCTATGACTCCCTGAGGGTCACAAGCAACTATACCGAGTATTTTACACATAAACCCCAGGCCATGCTGCTGCGGATAAGACCCTCTGGTTTGCTTCAACATTATGCACACGTAAGTAATGCACTCTTTGCTGCTGTAACAAAACCGATAAGCTCACGGTTTCCCAGTCACGATCCTTAGCATCATATCTTCCCAACAAAGAGAAACACGATTTCCTTGAGTGACCTACTAACGTAGAGCAACCCAGCTCTCGGAATTTTTCCATTCTATGTAATACGTTCAATGCTTG
Above is a genomic segment from Chlamydia abortus containing:
- a CDS encoding putative folate metabolism gamma-glutamate ligase; this encodes MKISPIGTRRVHVHDDIYEILEESLPQLAENSIIALSSKVLSLCEGAVVDVKTTTKEALIKKESEAYIYSERHDLYLTKKQGILIPSAGIDESNAQDCYVLYPRDLLASTNALGKWLKDRYHLENLGVIIVDSHTTPMRRGVLGLGLCWYGFSPLYSYVGKPDCFGRPLRMTQMNLLDALAVSAVLCMGEGNEHTPIALIEDAPKITFHSLPTLQSDLSILDIDEGEDLYGPLLRSVAWESL
- a CDS encoding dihydrofolate reductase, which produces MCKILGIVACDPQGVIGKQGKLPWNYLEDIEFFSKTIGNDALIMGRKTFEGLPDKYKKNRKIIVFSRKYHESVENVLWVSSLEEFRRLEQLSSVFLLGGGELFSLFLEHHMVHGCFITHIHQCYEGDVFFPLSLVQGWKKTVLDEKENLTFCFYENFADWHS
- a CDS encoding CADD family putative folate metabolism protein, which encodes MKPCLDLLDKNINQKHMLNHTFYMKWSKGELTKEQLKAYAKDYYLHIKAFPRYLSAIHSRCDNVEARKVLLDNLMDEEIGNPNHIDLWKNFAYALGVTKEELENHVPSAAAQKKVAIFLRWCSGDSLSAGISALYTYESQIPAVAETKISGLKQYFGFTNPEDYEYFSVHQDVDVRHARQEKELIETLLNNDCNKILQASREVCDALYDFLDSFLDEKDSCSTTSMTSDSQHSSCRCNCGH
- the recA gene encoding recombinase RecA, with the protein product MNVPDRKKALEAAIAYIEKQFGSGSIMSLGKHSASHEISTIKTGALSLDLALGIGGVPKGRIVEIFGPESSGKTTLATHIVANAQKMGGVAAYIDAEHALDPSYASLIGANIHDLMISQPDCGEDALSIAELLARSGAVDVIVIDSVAALVPKSELEGDIGDVHVGLQARMMSQALRKLTATLARSQTCAIFINQIREKIGVSFGNPETTTGGRALKFYSSIRIDIRRIGAIKGNESFDLGNRIKVKVAKNKLAPPFKTAEFDILFNEGISSAGCILDLAVEHNIVEKKGSWFNYQDRKLGQGREAVREELKKNKKLLEELEKRILEVTASPKTIVEEKKEELAMQPVA